Part of the Candidatus Schekmanbacteria bacterium RIFCSPLOWO2_02_FULL_38_14 genome, GCCCTTTTGAATACCAGAAACTATTAGTGAAAGATGTAATCCTGCGGTACAGGAATTTAAAGCTATTGCAAATTTTGAACCTACATACTCTTTAAAAATATTTTCAAATTTTTCTACTTTAGGCCCTGTGCCTATCCATCCACTCTTTAACGAAGCAACAACTTCTTCTATTTCTTCCTTCTCTATTATTGGATTCCCAAAAACCAAAAATTTATCTCTAACAGGATCCCCGCCATTTATTGCTAATTCTTTTCTCGCCATAGATATTCTATTCAAAAACTGTATTTTCTATTACACTTTCAAAAGAAGTAAATCTAAAATCTTTTATCAGCTTGCAAAATTTGGTTTCAGTTTTTTCTAAATTTAAATAATGTCTGAACTTTTTAAAATAACTAGCTTTAATCTTAGGTTGTCCAGGATCGAATTCCCACGGATGAACATAAATTATAGCAAATTTGTTTTCAACTAAATTTATTCTTTTTATTCCCCATTGTATAAATTTATAAGGGAATAATCTAAAGTATCCTCCTCCTGCAATCGGAATATTGTAATTTAAGACTTTCACTGTGGAAAGAGGAAACTCTAGGATTCTCCCTACTCCTTCTCGTTCCACATAATGGGGATTTCTAGGAAAGTTAGGAATTCCATATCTATCATGATGAATTGGAAAGATACTTGAATCATATTGAAAGCCCATCTCAATCAAAATATCTAATGCCCAAAGTGAATCTTTTGTTATAGAATAAGTAGGTGCTCTATAGCCTATAACTCTTTCACCAATTAAATCTTCTAAAATAGATTTTGCTCGTTTTGTATCTTCCTTAAATTCTTCCTTTTTCTGCGCAAATATCATCTTGTGCGAAAAACTATGGCACCCAATTTCATGCCCCTGATCTTTTACTTCTCTTACAAGATTTTTATATTTCTCAGCAACCCATCCTAAGAAAAAAAAAGTAGCTTTAGTATTTTCCCTATTTAAAAGTTCTAGCAAACGTCTAGTATTTTTTTCAATACGGCTATCAAATTTACCCCAGTCATTGAAATCTACATAATTCTCGAAAGCTGTAACATGAAAATAATCTTCTACATCAACAGTTAAAATATTTGTTAGTATGTTTTTATTATATGAACTACTTGTTTTAATTTTTTTTTCATTAAAATTATTCTTACTTTCATAATTCATGCCATTTCCTTACTCATTATCATAACCTGAATGGTTTTAAAATATATATATAGATCTAAAACTAAAGAAATATTCTGAATATAATATATGTCATATTGCAGTTTTTCCAAAGTATCTTCAACCGTAGAACCATACCCATATTTTACCTGTGCCCATCCTGTTATTCCTGGCTTAACAGTAAATCTTAATGAGTAATAAGGAATTTGCTTTTTAAGTTTCTCTACAAAAAATTGTCTTTCAGGCCTTGGACCGATAAATGTCATCTCTCCCTTTAATACATTGATAAGCTGTGGGATTTCATCAAGTCTTGTAGGTCGCAACAATTTTCCAACTCTTGAAATTCTTGAATCATTTTTTTTAGCCCAAACCGGCCCTGATATCTTTTCTGCATCAGATTTCATTGACCTAAACTTTATAAGTTTAAAAGGCTTTTCATTAAGCCCGATTCTTTCTTGAACATAAAAAACAGGACCAGGAGAATCTATTTTTATCAAAATAATTATAATAATCATTAATGGAATTGCTATAATT contains:
- a CDS encoding polysaccharide deacetylase; this translates as MLTNILTVDVEDYFHVTAFENYVDFNDWGKFDSRIEKNTRRLLELLNRENTKATFFFLGWVAEKYKNLVREVKDQGHEIGCHSFSHKMIFAQKKEEFKEDTKRAKSILEDLIGERVIGYRAPTYSITKDSLWALDILIEMGFQYDSSIFPIHHDRYGIPNFPRNPHYVEREGVGRILEFPLSTVKVLNYNIPIAGGGYFRLFPYKFIQWGIKRINLVENKFAIIYVHPWEFDPGQPKIKASYFKKFRHYLNLEKTETKFCKLIKDFRFTSFESVIENTVFE